The Paraburkholderia sp. SOS3 genome includes a region encoding these proteins:
- the ilvN gene encoding acetolactate synthase small subunit — translation MRHIISVLLENEPGALSRVVGLFSARGYNIETLTVAPTEDRSLSRMTIVSIGSDDVIEQITKHLNRLIEVVKVVDLTEGAHIERELMLIKVRAVGKEREEMKRMSDIFRGRIIDVTEKTYTIELTGASDKLDAFIEGIDATAILETVRTGGSGIGRGERILKV, via the coding sequence ATGAGACACATCATTTCCGTGCTGCTCGAAAACGAACCGGGCGCGTTGTCGCGCGTCGTCGGGCTCTTCTCGGCACGCGGCTACAACATCGAAACCTTGACGGTGGCGCCGACCGAAGACCGTTCGCTGTCGCGCATGACCATCGTTTCCATTGGCTCGGACGACGTGATCGAGCAGATCACGAAGCATCTGAACCGCCTGATCGAGGTGGTGAAAGTGGTCGACCTGACCGAGGGCGCCCACATCGAGCGCGAGCTGATGCTGATCAAGGTGCGCGCGGTCGGCAAGGAGCGTGAAGAGATGAAGCGGATGTCGGACATTTTCCGCGGCCGCATCATCGACGTCACCGAAAAGACCTACACGATCGAGCTGACGGGCGCGAGCGACAAGCTCGACGCGTTTATCGAAGGAATCGATGCGACCGCGATTCTCGAAACGGTCCGCACGGGCGGTTCGGGCATCGGGCGCGGCGAGCGTATCCTCAAGGTTTGA
- a CDS encoding phosphatidylserine decarboxylase — translation MNYPHPIIAREGWPFIGIAVVVALLVHAFLGFGIAWLFWLLVIFVVQFFRDPARPIPTQPNAVLCPADGRIVAVETAHDPYAKREALKISVFMNVFNVHSQRSPVDGAIQKVEYFPGSYLNAAVDKASLENERNAIVIETASGATVTSVQIAGLIARRILCYVRAGEPLTRGQRYGFIRFGSRVDVYLPMGSRPRVTIGEKVSASSTILAEL, via the coding sequence ATGAATTACCCTCACCCGATCATCGCACGCGAAGGCTGGCCGTTTATCGGAATCGCCGTTGTCGTCGCGCTGTTGGTCCATGCCTTCCTCGGGTTCGGCATTGCGTGGCTTTTCTGGCTGCTCGTCATTTTCGTCGTTCAATTCTTCCGCGATCCGGCGAGGCCCATTCCGACGCAGCCGAACGCAGTGCTGTGCCCGGCCGACGGTCGTATCGTCGCTGTCGAGACCGCGCATGACCCGTATGCGAAGCGCGAGGCGCTGAAGATCAGCGTGTTCATGAATGTGTTCAACGTGCATTCGCAGCGCTCGCCGGTCGATGGCGCGATCCAGAAGGTCGAATACTTTCCGGGCTCGTATCTGAATGCCGCCGTCGACAAAGCGTCGCTCGAAAACGAGCGCAATGCGATCGTCATCGAAACGGCAAGCGGGGCGACAGTGACGTCGGTGCAGATCGCCGGACTCATCGCGCGGCGCATTCTTTGCTACGTCCGTGCGGGAGAGCCGCTTACGCGAGGCCAGCGCTACGGCTTTATCCGCTTCGGTTCGCGCGTCGACGTGTACCTGCCGATGGGCAGCCGTCCGCGCGTGACGATCGGCGAGAAGGTATCGGCCTCGTCAACCATTCTGGCCGAACTATAA
- a CDS encoding acetolactate synthase 3 catalytic subunit — protein sequence MNMPSAEFSTSDTTPHPEADSIGATVLMRALADEDVEFVWGYPGGSVLYIYDELYKQDKFQHVLVRHEQAAVHAADAYSRSTGKVGVCLVTSGPGVTNAVTGIATAYMDSIPMVIITGQVPTAAIGQDAFQECDTVGITRPCVKHNFLVKDVRELAATVKKAFYIARTGRPGPVLIDIPKDVSKAPCHYEPIKAVALRSYNPVTKGHSGQIRKAVSLLLTAKRPYIYTGGGIILADAARELNQFVDLLGYPVTNTLMGLGGYRASDKKFVGMLGMHGTYEANMAMQHCDVLIAIGARFDDRVIGDPAHFASRPRKIIHIDIDPSSISKRVKVDIPIVGDVKEVLKELIEQLQTADHGPDTEALAAWWKDIEGWRSKDCLKYDRKSEIIKPQYVVEKLWELTDGNAFVCSDVGQHQMWAAQFYRFNKPRRWINSGGLGTMGFGLPAAMGVKIAHPDDEVVCITGEGSIQMCIQELSTCKQYDTPVKIISLNNRYLGMVRQWQQIEYSKRYSHSYMDALPDFVKLAEAYGHVGMRIEKTSDVEGALKEALRLKDRTVFLDFQTDPTENVWPMVQAGKGITEMLLGAEDL from the coding sequence GTCGGATACCACTCCCCATCCCGAAGCTGACTCGATCGGCGCCACCGTGCTCATGCGCGCGCTGGCCGACGAAGACGTCGAGTTTGTCTGGGGCTATCCTGGCGGCTCGGTACTCTACATCTACGACGAGCTCTACAAGCAGGACAAATTCCAGCACGTGCTCGTGCGCCACGAGCAGGCCGCGGTTCACGCCGCCGACGCCTATTCGCGCTCGACCGGCAAGGTCGGCGTCTGCCTCGTCACGTCGGGCCCTGGCGTCACGAACGCGGTTACCGGCATCGCCACCGCGTACATGGATTCGATCCCGATGGTGATCATCACCGGCCAGGTGCCCACTGCGGCAATCGGCCAGGATGCGTTCCAGGAGTGCGATACGGTCGGCATCACGCGGCCTTGCGTGAAGCACAACTTCCTCGTGAAGGATGTGCGCGAACTGGCCGCCACCGTCAAGAAAGCGTTCTATATCGCGCGTACCGGCCGGCCCGGTCCGGTGCTGATCGACATTCCGAAAGACGTCTCGAAAGCGCCTTGCCACTACGAGCCGATCAAAGCCGTCGCGTTGCGCTCGTATAACCCGGTCACGAAAGGCCACTCGGGCCAGATCCGCAAGGCGGTGTCGCTGTTGCTGACGGCGAAGCGCCCGTATATCTACACCGGCGGCGGCATCATCCTCGCGGACGCGGCGCGCGAACTGAACCAGTTCGTCGATCTGCTCGGCTACCCGGTCACGAATACGCTGATGGGTCTCGGCGGCTATCGCGCGAGCGACAAGAAATTCGTCGGCATGCTCGGCATGCACGGCACGTACGAAGCGAATATGGCGATGCAGCACTGCGACGTGCTGATCGCAATCGGTGCGCGTTTCGACGACCGCGTGATCGGCGATCCGGCGCACTTCGCGTCGCGGCCGCGCAAGATCATTCATATCGACATCGATCCTTCATCCATTTCGAAGCGCGTGAAGGTCGACATCCCGATCGTCGGCGACGTGAAGGAAGTGCTGAAGGAACTGATCGAACAGCTGCAGACGGCCGACCACGGCCCGGATACCGAAGCGCTTGCCGCGTGGTGGAAGGACATCGAAGGCTGGCGTTCGAAAGACTGCCTCAAGTACGACCGCAAGAGCGAAATCATCAAGCCGCAATATGTGGTCGAGAAGCTCTGGGAACTGACCGACGGCAACGCGTTTGTCTGCTCGGACGTCGGCCAGCATCAGATGTGGGCCGCGCAGTTCTACCGCTTCAACAAGCCGCGCCGCTGGATCAACTCGGGCGGCCTCGGCACGATGGGCTTCGGTCTGCCGGCCGCGATGGGCGTGAAGATCGCGCATCCGGACGATGAAGTCGTGTGCATCACGGGCGAAGGCTCGATCCAGATGTGCATCCAGGAACTGTCGACGTGCAAGCAGTACGACACGCCGGTCAAGATCATTTCGCTGAACAACCGCTATCTGGGCATGGTGCGCCAGTGGCAGCAGATCGAATACAGCAAGCGCTATTCGCATTCGTACATGGATGCGCTGCCCGATTTCGTGAAGCTTGCCGAAGCGTATGGCCATGTCGGCATGCGCATCGAGAAAACGTCGGATGTGGAAGGCGCGCTGAAGGAAGCGCTGCGTCTGAAGGATCGCACGGTATTTCTCGACTTCCAGACCGATCCTACCGAGAACGTCTGGCCGATGGTACAGGCCGGCAAGGGCATCACGGAGATGCTGCTCGGTGCGGAAGATCTATAA
- the ilvC gene encoding ketol-acid reductoisomerase, translating to MKVFYDKDADLSLIKGKQVTIIGYGSQGHAHALNLKESGVKVTVGLRKGGASWSKAENAGLAVKEVAEAVKGADVVMMLLPDEQIAEVYRNEVHANAKQGAALAFAHGFNVHYGQVIPRADLDVIMIAPKAPGHTVRSTYTQGGGVPHLVAVAQDKSGAARDIALSYAAANGGGRAGIIETNFREETETDLFGEQAVLCGGTVDLIKAGFETLVEAGYAPEMAYFECLHELKLIVDLIYEGGIANMNYSISNNAEYGEYVTGPRIITDETKKVMKDVLKDIQTGEYAKSFIIENRAGAPTLQSRRRLTAEHQIEQVGAKLRAMMPWIAKNKLVDQSKN from the coding sequence ATGAAAGTTTTCTACGACAAGGACGCCGACCTCTCCCTCATCAAAGGCAAGCAGGTCACGATCATCGGTTACGGCTCGCAGGGCCATGCGCACGCGCTGAACCTGAAAGAAAGCGGCGTGAAGGTGACCGTCGGTCTTCGCAAGGGCGGCGCTTCGTGGAGCAAGGCTGAGAACGCGGGCCTCGCCGTGAAGGAAGTGGCCGAGGCGGTAAAGGGCGCCGACGTCGTCATGATGCTGCTGCCCGACGAGCAGATCGCCGAGGTGTACAGGAACGAAGTGCACGCCAATGCGAAGCAGGGCGCCGCGCTCGCGTTCGCACACGGCTTCAACGTGCACTACGGCCAGGTGATTCCGCGTGCGGACCTCGACGTGATCATGATCGCGCCGAAGGCGCCGGGTCACACGGTGCGTAGCACGTACACGCAAGGCGGCGGCGTGCCGCACCTCGTCGCGGTTGCGCAGGACAAATCGGGCGCGGCGCGCGATATCGCGCTGTCGTATGCGGCGGCGAACGGCGGCGGCCGTGCCGGCATCATCGAGACGAACTTCCGCGAAGAAACCGAAACCGACCTGTTCGGCGAACAGGCCGTGCTGTGCGGCGGCACGGTCGATCTGATCAAGGCCGGCTTCGAGACGCTGGTCGAGGCCGGTTACGCGCCGGAAATGGCGTACTTCGAGTGCCTGCATGAACTGAAGCTGATCGTCGACCTGATCTACGAAGGCGGCATCGCGAACATGAACTACTCGATCTCGAACAACGCCGAGTACGGCGAGTACGTGACGGGCCCGCGCATCATCACCGACGAAACGAAGAAGGTGATGAAGGACGTGCTGAAAGACATCCAGACGGGCGAATACGCGAAGAGCTTCATCATCGAAAACCGCGCCGGCGCGCCGACGCTGCAATCGCGCCGCCGTCTGACGGCCGAGCACCAGATCGAGCAGGTCGGTGCGAAGCTGCGCGCGATGATGCCGTGGATCGCGAAGAACAAGCTCGTCGACCAGTCGAAAAACTAA